The stretch of DNA CGGTAGTAGGTTCGTTGTCGTTATTGTGCTTCTGCGTATTCTGATATACGTAGTAGCCGACTGCCATCAGCGCAACGACCAGTAGACCGCCAATGCCCCATTTCGCCAGTGAACCCGCGTCGTTGTCAGAATCATCAGCCGATTCATAGCTAATGGGTTGCCGCACGGGTTCGCTATACGACCGCGAACTGTTGGCAGCCGATTCCACCACCGACCGCCGGGCCGGGGCTGCTACGCCCGCCATTACCTGCTGAAGCCCCACCTTCTCAACCAACCGGGGCATAAACTCTTCGGGAACGGCGTTCACCAGCGCGTCGCGTTCGGCAAACAGCGACGATGCCAGCGTATCGGCGTCTAACTTCTGGTCTTTTACCCGCCGACCCAGCATATGCAATACAATGGTTGTGGTTAGCCCCAGCAGCGAAATGGCCGACGAATTGCGGATACCCGCATAGGTCGAAATCATGCTGCCGATGGAGCTTTTCATAGCGGGCAACAGGTGGCTGATTACGTCGTTGCCCTGCGTAATCAGCGTATTGGTCTGTGCCGGTTCGCGTAGAACCGTGGTCAGATTATCGAGTAGTGAGCCGTCGTAACGGCCTTTCTGAATATGATTAAAGAGTTGATTGACACCAATTTCGGTAGTGGTACGTTTCATCAGCCCACCCGTAATGGTGTAAACAAGGCCATTGACAGCTTTGCGTGTTTTATCAACCGGTTCATCGATGTAATCGGCAATGCGCGTTACAACGTCCGGGTTAAGTACATCAGTTAACGAGTCAAATAAAGTCATAAATAGATAATCACAATCAGAGCAATTCCGATATAAAATTAGGCAACGATTAGCTACTGTGCATCGTGTTGTAGCTAAAATACACGTTTATCGCTTGCCCATACGCTCAATAATCTGCTGATATTCTGTTTCAACCGCCCGTAACCGCGTTTGGCAGAATGTAATCAGTTCAGTAGCCCGGCGTATTTTCTCAGGCAGTTCGTCGAGCGGCACCCGCTCGTTCTCAATGTCGTCAACAATCGTTGTCAATTGTTCGTAAGCATCCTGGTATGTCATTTTTGAGTTGCAGGGTTGTATAGTTGTATAGTAATGTTGTGGAGAACGGCAGTCAACTTTATAACGCTATAACCCTACAACTCTATAACTTTCGTAAAAATCGTTCCGTCGTGCATCTGCACCGTCAGCGTTTCGTTGGGCTGAATGTCAACGGCCTGCGTCAGAATTCGGCCATCGCGCAGCAGCAGGGCATAACCGCGCCGAAGTACGTTGGCCGGATCGAGGTGTCGAATCGTAACGGTTTTTTCAGTTAAGTCGGTGTGGCGGTCGCGGAGGTAGTTCTGCGATACAAACCGGAGCCGCTCGGTTTCAATGTCAATCTGTTGCCGGGCTATTTGCAACGACTCGCGGGCCACCTCGGCCAGCCGGTCGCGCAGGTGCAGGCAGGCTTCTTCGAACTGACGGTTATGATCGATCAGAAATGCAGCCGCTTTAGTGGGTGTTTTTACGCTTTCATGGCAGAGCAGGTCGGTAATACTGACATTCCGCTCGTGGCCGATGCCAGCCAGAATCGGCAGTGCAAATCCCGCCACGGCGTGGCCCAGCGCATACGTATCGAACGAGCCAAAATCTAATTGTGAGCCGCCCCCGCGCACCATCACCACGGCGTCGTAAGGGATTTCACTGACCCGAATGCGTTCTAACTGAGCACAGATCGCTCGCTCGGCCCCCTGACCCTGTACCTGCGTCAGGTATTCATCGACCAAGAAGTCATAACCAAAAGAATTCTGAGCCAGTTCGTGCCGGAAATCGCGCCAGCCATCGGAGTTTGGTGCTGTAATCAGCGCGATTCGTTGCATCACCGCCGGGCGTGGCAGCAATTGGTTGGCGGTGATATACTGCCCGGCTTCGAGCCACACCCGCTCCGGACAGTCGCGCAGGAGGGCATCGAGTACGGCCTGCCGTTCGCGCTCGAGGTTGCCGAGCGTGTAGGATGGATCGATGGTAAGAATCTCGACGCGCAGTCCATACACCGGATTGAAGCTGACCGCTACCTGCAACAGCAGCCGGATGTTCCGGGCAAAAGTTATCCCGGTAGCTGCTTCAAAATCGCGAATGGTGTGGTAGTTCCGACGCCAGATACAGGCTTCGAGTTTGGCGAGCGTATCGGTGCCTTCGCGCTCCACGAGCGTTAGAAAGCAGTAGTTCCGGTCGGGGTAATTCTTGATGTCGCTCGTTTCGGCAATCACCCAAAACGGTTTCTGCCCGAACGCATCATCAACAACGGCCTCAATCGTAAATGCAAGGTCAGAAAGGCGAATGGGAGTCATAGTAATTGAGTGATTGAATGATTGAGTAACTGAATGGACCGGCTGACCACTCAACCATTCAATCACTCGATCATTCAACCGGTTAAAGTCCTTCAAACTGCCGCAGAAAGCGGACATCGTTTTCGGTGTACAGGCGCAGGTCGTTGACCACGTACTTAAGTTGCGTGATGCGTTCGATACCCATGCCAAAGGCAAAGCCGGTGTATTCTTCAGGGTCGATGCCGCAATTGGCAATCACCTGCGGATCAACCATGCCCGAACCGGCAATCTCGACCCAGCCACTGTGTTTGCAGATAGTACAGCCCTTGCCGCCACAAATCTGACATGAGATGTCGATTTCTGCACTTGGCTCCGTAAACGGAAAATAGGAGGGTCGAAAACGTATACGGGTGCCCGGTTCAAACATCTCCTTGACGAAATGATACAGGGTGTCTTTCAGGTCTTTGAAGCCCACATTGCGGTCAATGTAAAGCCCTTCCACCTGATGAAACAGGCAGTGTGCCCGCGCCGAGATGGTTTCATTTCGGTACACGCGCCCCGGCATAATCGACCGAATTGGCTTGAACGCCGTACCCGGCTTTTGTCGCTCCATCAGCCGAATCTGGACATTGGACGTATGCGTCCGTAGCAGCATATCCTGCGCCGGATCGCCGTTGGGCGATTTGGCGACAAAGAACGTATCCTGCATGTCGCGGGCCGGGTGATTGTCGGGGAAGTTGAGGGCACCGAAATTATACCAGTCCGATTCTATTTCGGGGCCATCGGCGACGTTGAAGCCGATGCGTTCAAAAATCTGGATGATGCGTTGCCGAACCAGATTGAGCGGATGCCGGGTGCCCGTCAGATTAGGCAGCACGGGCAGCGTCAGATCGATGGGCGGAGCACTGTTGGCCGATGCATGCTGTTCGTCAATAAATTGACTGAACTGGTCAAAACGTTCCTGTGCGCGATTTTTCAGGCCATTGAGTTCTTGCCCCACGGCCCGGCGGTCTTCGGCAGGAACGCTCTTTAGCCCCTCAAATAATTCAGTGATTACGCCTTTTCGGCTGATAAAGCGCAGCCGAAACTGTTCTAACTGCTCTTTCGACCGAACGTCGTATTGATCGATTTCCAGATGTATGTCTCGTACTTTTTCCAGCATTTGGCAACCAGGTTTTCGCCATTCGTAGGCACAAAGGTAGGCAAAAGCAACCAGCCAATTGAGCCTCACTTGCAACGGCATTCGGCGCGATTCCACACATTGGCGGAGAAACTACCCAATGTGTAGAAACAGAACGACAGAAAAATAATTTCAAAAATGTTGAGTAAACGGTAAAATAGAATGAAATTTAGGCAGTTATACGTAGTAGAGGAACTAAATGTATCTGAAAATATGAAGTAGGTCTGATTCTTGCGCAAAGAGTAGGTAGAGGCTGCATAGGAATTGGGAATTCTACACAACGTTTTTGGAAAGTAAGTTTCTGAATGTCAACCTCAAACTTCCAACAATCAAATAACACTCAAGACAATTATGAAAGCATTCGCGAACGACTCCCTCTTTGACTCGATGTCTATGCCATTCCACAAAAATGTGGAAAATATTGCCGATTCAACCTGTCTCCAAAAACTCCTCATCCCATTCTATGACCGCAAGCGTACTGTTTCTGTCGACGAGATAGTTCGTCTGGAAGGCTCAGGTAACTACACCAACTTTTTCCTCAAAGACGGAACCAAGATGCTGGTTTCGCGTACTCTGAAAGAATACGAAACGTTGCTTGATGGGCAAGCCTTCGTTCGGGTTCACAAATCGTGCATTGTCAATCTGGGTTTCGTTCGCAAATTCTTTGTTAAGAAAGAAGGCGAGCTTGAACTGACCGATGGGCAGCAGGTGAAGATTTCAAGACGGCGTGCCCAGATGTTTATCGACCGCATCCGCGACTTTCGGCCAATTGCAGTAAGCTAAACCGTAAGTTTACCCCGCCATCATACAACCGTATATACCCATCGTCTGTTACGTAGAAATACGTAATAGCGGGGGTACATTCACTCAATTACTTACACTTGTATTTATATTAACGGTTTGATTTTCAGCGGATTATCGTATAAATTGATACCGTATGATAATCAAACCGCTTTTTTTGAGCCAACACTGTGAGGTAGCTTTGTCATATTAAAAACGGTCTAAGACCAACCTGACATAAACCTGACATGGAAGCTAACCTCTTCGCTACGCTGCAACCTCTTGCGACTCCTCAGTATCCGGCAACCTACCAGCGTGGTACACAGCGCATCGCGTTGCCTTACCTTAATCGTACCATCTTCATCGCTGTAGATGACGTACTGTGCCTACAGGGAGAGGGAAATTATACGTTTCTCTACACCCGCGACCGTAAGCGGTATTTGGTGTCAAAAACGCTCAAAGAATTTGAGAAAACGCTCAGCGGAGACATGTTCCTGCGCATTCACAAGTCATACATCGTAAATCTGGCGTATGTGCAGCGCAGCGTTTTCAATAAGGAACGCACCGTTCGTCTGGCCGACGGTCGGGAAGTGGCGATCTCACGCCGACGGATGAAAGACATTTCGCAGCAGCTTGTGCAATACTGGCAGCGGCTGCTGAACTAAACAAAACAGCTAAACGGTCAGGCAATTTGGTTTGCCTCTCTCTACGCTATTTAGTGGGTTAATTAAGCGGACAACCGTTGCTGCAAACTTCCTGCCCGGAAGCGGACAGCAACGGTTTGTTTTTAAAAAATCTTGTAAGCCAGCGTTACCTGCCACGACTTCATGCGCTGGTTAAATTTGCCACTCGCGTCGTTGATCTGGGCAATGTCGGAAAGGTTGCCTTCATAGCGCACGTCGAGACCCAGCGAGCCAATATCCAGACCGCCCCCTACCTGGTAGCCGTAGTAGGCTTGCGACCAGGCGTCGTTCAGTGTGCCGTTGGTATACTGCCGAATAGCTTCGCCCAACCGCTGATTATCGCCAACCCGAAATGATACAACCGGCCCGGCCATTACCCGAATTGGGCCACCTTTGATGCCAAGCAGCACCGGTACGTCGAAACTCGTAGTTTTGACGGTCACGGTTTCGGTTTGACCATTTCGTACAATATCAAATGAACCGGCGCGGGTAGAATACAGCACTTCGGGTTGCAGAAACAGGTTTTTTCCGAACCGGGCGTAAATCCCGAACGAGGTGCCCATACGGCTGTCGTAACTATCGCTGATGCTGTTACGGAACGTTTGTCCGTCTACGTTTACATTGGGCGAACCGTTTGGATTAGTACTCGTGGAAACGAAGTTGCCGAACGAGAGTTTCGTGAGGTTGACGCCCCCTTTGACGCCCAACTGAAATCCGCCCTGCGCGAATGAAAGGCAAGGCAGGAGGGCAAGAGCCAGTACAAAAATTGATTTTTTACGCATAACTATCAGGTTGTTATTGGTTAAACGATTCGTCGGAAACGGCGGTATCCGAGGCCAACTAATTTCGAGCAAACGGCGTTGTTAACAGTGAGCAGTCACCAGTTATCAACCAACAGTTTTGACCATTTGGTGGGTTAGAGCATACATAGTAGGGAAGGGTTTAAGCGCACTACATCTTTTGTTGTTGGTATCTGCATTGTTGGCTGTTGGTTGCTCACTGTTTATTGTAGAAGATGGCTAAACTGAAAACGTCGTATTTCTGTCAGAGTTGTGGGCAGCAAACCGCCAAATGGATGGGTCGCTGCCCAACCTGTGGCGAATGGAACACCATTGTTGAAGAACTCGTTACCAAAGATGAACCCGAAAAAGGCGGCTGGCGTAGCCCCTCTGCCGGGCCGGGCGGGCTGAAAGTAGCCGCCAAACCCAAAGCCATCCACGCCATCAACTACGAAGAGCAGCCGCGCATCAGCACAACCGATGGCGAACTGAACCGCGTACTGGGTGGCGGCATCGTACCCGGTTCGCTGGTGCTGATTGGGGGCGAACCAGGCATTGGCAAATCAACGCTGCTATTACAAATTGCGCTGAGCCTGAACGGAATGCGCGTGTTGTACGTGTCGGGTGAAGAAAGCGAACAGCAGATAAAAATGCGGGCCGAACGCTTAGACGCGCCCACGTCCGACTGCCATGTGATGACCGAAACGTCTACCCAGAACATCTTTCGCACGGTGGAACATTTCGAGCCGGAAATCCTGATTATCGACTCGATTCAAACCATGCAGTCGTCGCTGGTGGAGTCGGGGGCGGGCAGCGTCTCGCAGGTGCGCGAATGCACCACCGAGTTCATGAAATACGCCAAAGAGTCGGGCGTACCGGTGTTTATGATTGGGCATATTACCAAAGAAGGCTCACTGGCCGGGCCGAAAGTGCTCGAACACATGGTCGATACGGTACTGACTTTTGAAGGCGACCGGCACACGACCTATCGGATTCTCCGCACCACCAAAAACCGCTTCGGTAGCACCGACGAATTAGGCATTTACGAAATGCTCGGCAGCGGACTTCGGCAGGTAACGAATCCGTCTGAAATCCTGATTTCGCAGCGCGACGAGGCTCTGAGTGGCGTCACGATTGGTTCGATGCTGGAAGGCAATCGCCCGCTCATGATCGAAACGCAGGCGTTGGTAAGCGTGGCAACTTACGGCACACCGCAGCGCAGCAGCACGGGCTTCGACGCCAAGCGGTTGAATATGTTGCTGGCCGTGCTGGAGAAACGGGGCGGCTTCCGGCTGGGACAGCAGGACGTATTCCTGAACATCGCGGGCGGTTTGCGCGTTGAAGACCCGGCCATTGATCTGGCCGTGTGTGCGGCTGTGGTGTCGAGCTACGAAGACATCGCCATTTCGCCATCGGTGGCATTTGCGGCAGAGATTGGCCTGGGGGGCGAGGTGCGGGCCGTGAGCCGGATCGAATCGCGCATTGCTGAAGCCGAGAAATTAGGTTTCAAACAGATATTCATCTCGAAATACAATCTGAAAGGGTTAGATGCCAAAGATTTCAAGATCAGCATCCGGCCCGTTTCGCGCTTAGACGAAGTGTTTCAGGGCGTTTTGATGTAAAGTTTTGTAAGTTTGAGGAAAATAATGAAGACAACTATGCGATTGGTTATTGATG from Spirosoma montaniterrae encodes:
- the pheS gene encoding phenylalanine--tRNA ligase subunit alpha is translated as MLEKVRDIHLEIDQYDVRSKEQLEQFRLRFISRKGVITELFEGLKSVPAEDRRAVGQELNGLKNRAQERFDQFSQFIDEQHASANSAPPIDLTLPVLPNLTGTRHPLNLVRQRIIQIFERIGFNVADGPEIESDWYNFGALNFPDNHPARDMQDTFFVAKSPNGDPAQDMLLRTHTSNVQIRLMERQKPGTAFKPIRSIMPGRVYRNETISARAHCLFHQVEGLYIDRNVGFKDLKDTLYHFVKEMFEPGTRIRFRPSYFPFTEPSAEIDISCQICGGKGCTICKHSGWVEIAGSGMVDPQVIANCGIDPEEYTGFAFGMGIERITQLKYVVNDLRLYTENDVRFLRQFEGL
- a CDS encoding OmpA family protein; translated protein: MTLFDSLTDVLNPDVVTRIADYIDEPVDKTRKAVNGLVYTITGGLMKRTTTEIGVNQLFNHIQKGRYDGSLLDNLTTVLREPAQTNTLITQGNDVISHLLPAMKSSIGSMISTYAGIRNSSAISLLGLTTTIVLHMLGRRVKDQKLDADTLASSLFAERDALVNAVPEEFMPRLVEKVGLQQVMAGVAAPARRSVVESAANSSRSYSEPVRQPISYESADDSDNDAGSLAKWGIGGLLVVALMAVGYYVYQNTQKHNNDNEPTTDVSPVTSNTVQSDTVARSLAVPADSAARTAPKSASAVVTPATPTATASSAGGSLTQQLTPYVSNPALPKGRIFPLTGVAFQPGSLSLTAGSQATINELATLLKANPALQIQLIGYANDASGALTNKSLSFKRVNQIKQQLMASGIDFVRIDAIGRGSGVSKRDTSGVAKPTLRKIDMKVVAK
- the radA gene encoding DNA repair protein RadA, translating into MAKLKTSYFCQSCGQQTAKWMGRCPTCGEWNTIVEELVTKDEPEKGGWRSPSAGPGGLKVAAKPKAIHAINYEEQPRISTTDGELNRVLGGGIVPGSLVLIGGEPGIGKSTLLLQIALSLNGMRVLYVSGEESEQQIKMRAERLDAPTSDCHVMTETSTQNIFRTVEHFEPEILIIDSIQTMQSSLVESGAGSVSQVRECTTEFMKYAKESGVPVFMIGHITKEGSLAGPKVLEHMVDTVLTFEGDRHTTYRILRTTKNRFGSTDELGIYEMLGSGLRQVTNPSEILISQRDEALSGVTIGSMLEGNRPLMIETQALVSVATYGTPQRSSTGFDAKRLNMLLAVLEKRGGFRLGQQDVFLNIAGGLRVEDPAIDLAVCAAVVSSYEDIAISPSVAFAAEIGLGGEVRAVSRIESRIAEAEKLGFKQIFISKYNLKGLDAKDFKISIRPVSRLDEVFQGVLM
- a CDS encoding LytR/AlgR family response regulator transcription factor produces the protein MKAFANDSLFDSMSMPFHKNVENIADSTCLQKLLIPFYDRKRTVSVDEIVRLEGSGNYTNFFLKDGTKMLVSRTLKEYETLLDGQAFVRVHKSCIVNLGFVRKFFVKKEGELELTDGQQVKISRRRAQMFIDRIRDFRPIAVS
- a CDS encoding LytR/AlgR family response regulator transcription factor, encoding MEANLFATLQPLATPQYPATYQRGTQRIALPYLNRTIFIAVDDVLCLQGEGNYTFLYTRDRKRYLVSKTLKEFEKTLSGDMFLRIHKSYIVNLAYVQRSVFNKERTVRLADGREVAISRRRMKDISQQLVQYWQRLLN
- a CDS encoding porin family protein produces the protein MRKKSIFVLALALLPCLSFAQGGFQLGVKGGVNLTKLSFGNFVSTSTNPNGSPNVNVDGQTFRNSISDSYDSRMGTSFGIYARFGKNLFLQPEVLYSTRAGSFDIVRNGQTETVTVKTTSFDVPVLLGIKGGPIRVMAGPVVSFRVGDNQRLGEAIRQYTNGTLNDAWSQAYYGYQVGGGLDIGSLGLDVRYEGNLSDIAQINDASGKFNQRMKSWQVTLAYKIF
- a CDS encoding exodeoxyribonuclease VII large subunit, which encodes MTPIRLSDLAFTIEAVVDDAFGQKPFWVIAETSDIKNYPDRNYCFLTLVEREGTDTLAKLEACIWRRNYHTIRDFEAATGITFARNIRLLLQVAVSFNPVYGLRVEILTIDPSYTLGNLERERQAVLDALLRDCPERVWLEAGQYITANQLLPRPAVMQRIALITAPNSDGWRDFRHELAQNSFGYDFLVDEYLTQVQGQGAERAICAQLERIRVSEIPYDAVVMVRGGGSQLDFGSFDTYALGHAVAGFALPILAGIGHERNVSITDLLCHESVKTPTKAAAFLIDHNRQFEEACLHLRDRLAEVARESLQIARQQIDIETERLRFVSQNYLRDRHTDLTEKTVTIRHLDPANVLRRGYALLLRDGRILTQAVDIQPNETLTVQMHDGTIFTKVIEL
- the xseB gene encoding exodeoxyribonuclease VII small subunit; translation: MTYQDAYEQLTTIVDDIENERVPLDELPEKIRRATELITFCQTRLRAVETEYQQIIERMGKR